A window of Saccharomyces paradoxus chromosome XIII, complete sequence genomic DNA:
CAGAAAAGCATGATATTAATTTACTTGTTGCCAACGATCCAGATGCCGATAGATTTTCTGTCGCTGTTAAAGATATGCAGTCAGGTGAATGGAGACAACTTACAGGTAATGAAATCggtttcctttttgcattctttgaatatcagaaattcaaaagcaTGGACAAACAATTTCAGCACGAACATCCATTGGCTATGTTAAATTCAACAGTATCTTCACAAATGATTAAGAAAATGGCAGAAGTAGAAGGATTCCATTATGAGGATACATTAACAGGATTCAAGTGGATTGGAAACCGTGCCATACtcttggaaaagaaaggctACTATGTTCCCTTTGGATTTGAGGAAGCAATAGGCTACATGTTTCCAGCAATGGAGCATGACAAAGATGGTATCAGTGCTTCCATTGTCTTTTTACAAGCTTACTGTAAATGGAAAATAGACGACAACTTGGACCCCTTAAGTGTCTTAGAAAGGggtttcaaaaaatacgGCGTATTTAAAGAGTACAACGGCTATTACGTCGTTCCAAGTCCAATTGttacaaaagaaatatttgaatacATCAGAAATGTCTACACTCCTAAGGGCGTATCATATCCTTCATCTATTGGTGAAGAAATCGAGGTACTTTACTATCGAGATTTAACTACTGGTTACCAATCGGACACGCCAAATCATAAGCCTACTTTACCCGTTGATCCTACATCACAAATGATAACAATATCAGCTAGACCAAGTAACGGTAATGAGAATGAGCATATCCGCTTTACGATTCGCGGGTCCGGAACGGAACCAAAACTTAAGGTGTATATTGAAGCTTGTGcaaataaagaacaaagagCCACTTTCTTGGCGAAATTGACTTGGAATGTGCTGAAACGAGAGTGGTTTAGGCCCGATAAAATGGATATAGttacaaaattttgaaactgtTTGAGCCTATACATTAACTGGACCACTAATGTAAAATACCATTATATTTGTTGTTTGTACCTACCCTTATATCAATATAAATTTAACTAATTTATGCCTCcaaacttttcttttcacaCTTTCTACGTTGATTCCAAAGGTTTTCAAGCATGTAAGTAACACTGATCAAAAAACCAAGAGAAGCTAGCCCAATGCCCAAATAGATAGCTGCTCGATAACCTTTCAAGAGATCATTGCCGCTTTTATTAATTTGGTGTTCAACAGTACCTCCCATACCTAAGCATAGAGACGCCGAATAATTAATAACTGTATTTACCAATGATCCAGCCATACCTTGGTACTGCATTGGGAGACCGTCACTCAATATAATGGATGAAGCCGGGAATGACAGGTCCATTCCAAAGCATAATATAGCCTGCATTGCAAAGTTCAATTTCCAATAGCTTTGTTCCACTGGCAACACACTGAACATTATGGAACCGGCATCAAATGCTATTAGTGAAAAACATAGTAGTAAGGCCGGTCCTAATCTCTTGATAGAAAAGGCGACAAAGAATGCCGCCATAGATCcgaaaatgacaaaaacaaaatacgTACCACCAGTCCAGACAGGGCTATAATGCCTCAAGTTTAGTTGGAAGGATACGTAATAAAATGTCCAAATACCAAACGACCCCCATCCCAGGAATACGGCTAATAAAATCATAATCATATGACGGTTCTTGGTCATTTCACGAGGTAGAAGAGGAACCTCTGCATACTTACTCtcataaacaaaaaaagcaacCAAGAATATCACAGATATTATTAGAAGAACAATGATATAAGCTTTATCCCAGCCTACTATTGGTGCTTGATTCCAGACAAAGTTGAAGAGAATCAGTCCAACAATGGCAAGAGCGGAACCAGTCCAATCCATTGAAAGCCCATGAATATTTGTTGGTACATTGTTTGGGATAGAATACCAAGCCATTAATAAACTTAGAAACGTTGCAATGCCAAAGGCATAAAACACCCAAGGCCACTGATCGGGGTCTTCGGTGACAATTAATCCCCCGAATAAGCCACCAAACATGCCGCCTGTTGGAGCACATGCACCGATGAAACtaataacaatattctTCCTGAATGAACCGACCTTATAAACATGGCCAACAAGCCCCATAATATTCGGTAAAATGAACGCAATTCCTACTCCTTGGAATGCGCGACTTGTAATGAAAAACGCGTCACTATTAGAATATTTGGAAAGACCAGAAATTATAGACCAAACGATCACAATAACATAACCAACCAtcaacattttcttcaatccATAAATATCTCCTAACCTCCCACTAATAAGAATAAATGACCCAGCAGCCAATGGGAAAGATGCCATCAACCATGCCTGATTGTTCGCTTCTGAATTAAAGGATTTCGAAAGCACGTTCATTATACAGAGAGCATGAGTTTGGCCGGCTTGATTCAATAATTGTGCCAACATGCATGTGGCTATGAACATTAGCTCCTTCCCGAAGGAACCAAAGTAAGTGGGGTCTTGCCATGGCGAGTCATTGGTCACTTGATTTGACTTGATTGAAGAAGCTATTGTTGTCacctcttcatcttctgtGGAAACTATCACTTTGTCGTTTGTTTTCATTGTCGTTTTCTCATTTATCTCAGAGTCCGTGCCCTGCACGctcgttttctttttaaagaTGGGAAACATTTCCAATCGGACCTATGTGTTGTATGTTTGAGTGTTTAGCTTGGCTTGCTGAAACTAACCATAGTTAAAAGATGTATTTTCACTGCCTTATATATCTATTTTTGTCCAACCTAAATCTCTTGAGTATCTTTCTCGAAAAAGTactataaaagaaaattaagCTCGTAACCATGGCAATAGTGCAGGcaaatcttcatcatgCCATTGTTATTTAATAAACAAAACTCCCGTAAAAAAACAGAGAAAGTTTACGCGTCCTACGAACGTTTGTCTGAGGagaatatattttttttaatcaaTATACGAACCACGTTTTTGGCGTCGCATTGTCGGCGCTATTTATGCGCACCCTTGTTGCCTTGTCTTCCCTTCCGTGCAGTCTCCGCGCTGTCAAACGGTGTTCCTCCGGTAACGTAACCATGGGAACTGATAAAAATTTCCTAATTGGAGGAGTAGTTCCATTGAGAAATCAGAAGAACATTGGTACCCAACCAAAGTCTGTTTTGGCGTCATCTttgttatcttctttttttcttccaacaaTAGGTTTGGCTGTTCATAAAATGAACGTGAGCTACGGCAACTGCCTAATGTGAAATTGTATGTGagaatattatttgtttcGTGAATATTTAGAGTATTCCGTTTTGCATATATTAAACTATGAAATAAAGAGTTATTTGGCGTTTTGCCATTGGAACAAATCAGGTATATTATTGGTGTTGGAGCTTCCACCACTAGAACTTTTTGATCTATCTGTATTGTAACGATTTTTCTGAGGGCGTCTTGGACCGCGGTGGGACGCTGAAGGCCCTGAGGAAGTCCTTCTCATTTGAAACAGTGTAGAAGGTGTATCCAGCTGATGACCGTTTGTACTGTCTGGGTTCTCTTGGGAGTTACTGTCACCTTTTGAATTATTGCCTGATGATAGGGATCTTTGATTACTGGTAGTTCTAGTACCTATAGAGGATATTATTCCTTGACTCAAAATTGAGTCGGTGGGGTTCAATACTTCTCTGGCATTCATGTGCGATCGATCCGAGTCATCATTAAACGTTGTATCCAAGATGATACTGTTTTTACTTCGATTTGATGTAGTAGATGTCGTGTTagtatttgaaatatcGGGCGTATCCACCAATAAAGGAGCTAACCCAAGTGATGCGTCTACTATGTAGTCATAGTCCACCCCAGAATAATTGACATTTGTCataaaattgttgaagttCCCCAAATCGTTAAAATCACAGTTGTCCATTCCATGCTTCGTGCTTCCAAGGATGCTGCTTTGGCTGGTATTACTAGCAGTTGAAGGTGGTTTAAAATTGGAGCCAGTGTTTGTAGCGgcttttttatttgatcCTGGATCCCGTGATGTAGAGCTCTGATCATTCTGATACAGAAAGTTGTTGATACTAATGTTGGAGAAGGAATTGTCGTTGTTCAGCAATCTCATTAGCTTTGTCAAGCTATAGTTACTCTTGCTGCTGAAACCtaaattattcttttccatATTCGTACCTTTATCTTTCTGCTGCAATTGACTGTTT
This region includes:
- the ATR2 gene encoding Atr2p (boron transporter involved in boron efflux and resistance~similar to YMR279C), with translation MFPIFKKKTSVQGTDSEINEKTTMKTNDKVIVSTEDEEVTTIASSIKSNQVTNDSPWQDPTYFGSFGKELMFIATCMLAQLLNQAGQTHALCIMNVLSKSFNSEANNQAWLMASFPLAAGSFILISGRLGDIYGLKKMLMVGYVIVIVWSIISGLSKYSNSDAFFITSRAFQGVGIAFILPNIMGLVGHVYKVGSFRKNIVISFIGACAPTGGMFGGLFGGLIVTEDPDQWPWVFYAFGIATFLSLLMAWYSIPNNVPTNIHGLSMDWTGSALAIVGLILFNFVWNQAPIVGWDKAYIIVLLIISVIFLVAFFVYESKYAEVPLLPREMTKNRHMIMILLAVFLGWGSFGIWTFYYVSFQLNLRHYSPVWTGGTYFVFVIFGSMAAFFVAFSIKRLGPALLLCFSLIAFDAGSIMFSVLPVEQSYWKLNFAMQAILCFGMDLSFPASSIILSDGLPMQYQGMAGSLVNTVINYSASLCLGMGGTVEHQINKSGNDLLKGYRAAIYLGIGLASLGFLISVTYMLENLWNQRRKCEKKSLEA